The genome window CTGCGCGAGCGCGCAGCATACGAGTCGGGGTGACCTCTTCGACAGACTTGCCACGACGGGCGGCGACCTCTTCGGGGCGCACGAGCTGCTTGAGGGCATCCACGGTTGCATGGACAACGTTGATGGCGTTGTCGGAGCCGAGGGACTTCGACAGAACGTCCTGGATTCCCGCGCATTCGAGAACCGGACGGGTGGCGCCACCAGCGATCACACCGGTACCGGGGGCGGCCGGGCGGAGCATCACGATGCCCGCGGCAGCCTCGCCCTGGACCGGGTGGGTGATGGTTCCGGCAATCATGGGCACGCGGAAGAAGTTCTTGCGAGCCTCTTCGGCACCCTTCTGGATTGCGGCGGGAACTTCTTTGGCTTTGCCGTAGCCGACGCCAACCATGCCCTGTCCGTCACCGACGATGACGAGGGCGGTGAAGCTGAAGCGACGACCACCTTTCACAACCTTGGAGACGCGGTTGATGGTGACGACGCGCTCGATGTACTGGTTGCGGTCGTCGTCGCGGCCGCGTCCGCGGCGGTTGTTGCGATCATTGCGGCCGCGGTCGTTGCGGCCCTTGTTGTTGTCGTTCTTGTCGGCGGAGCGTCCGCCGTCACGCCGTTCACGTCCCGGCATTACGCGATCCTTCCGTTGTTGAGTGCGGTGCTATGCGTGGCCATTAGAATTTCAGACCACCTTCACGTGCGGCGTCGGCCAGT of Corynebacterium kroppenstedtii DSM 44385 contains these proteins:
- the rpsE gene encoding 30S ribosomal protein S5; protein product: MPGRERRDGGRSADKNDNNKGRNDRGRNDRNNRRGRGRDDDRNQYIERVVTINRVSKVVKGGRRFSFTALVIVGDGQGMVGVGYGKAKEVPAAIQKGAEEARKNFFRVPMIAGTITHPVQGEAAAGIVMLRPAAPGTGVIAGGATRPVLECAGIQDVLSKSLGSDNAINVVHATVDALKQLVRPEEVAARRGKSVEEVTPTRMLRARAGQGA